The Melopsittacus undulatus isolate bMelUnd1 chromosome 12, bMelUnd1.mat.Z, whole genome shotgun sequence genome has a segment encoding these proteins:
- the STX2 gene encoding syntaxin-2 isoform X2, with protein sequence MKDRLADLADARYKGNEDGETVIVEKDHFMDDFFQQVEELRNNIAKIAQNVEEVKKQHSIILSAPNPEGRTKEELEELNEEIKKIANKVRARLKAIEQTFDQGENANRTSVDLRIRKTQHSVLAHKFVEVMMEYNETQTLFRERSKGRIQRQLEITGKTTTDEELEEMLESGNPSIFTSDIISDSQITRQALNEIESRHKDIMKLESSIRELHEMFMDMAMFVETQGEMINNIEKNVMNASDYVEHAKEETKKAVKYQSKARRSE encoded by the exons TATAAAGGCAATGAAGATGGGGAGACAGTTATTGTTGAAAAAGACCATTTTATGGATGACTTTTTCCAACAG GTTGAGGAACTTAGAAATAATATAGCAAAAATAGCACAAAATGTGGAAGAAgtgaagaagcagcacagcattaTCCTGTCAGCACCAAATCCTGAAGGAA gaaCAAAAGAAGAACTTGAAGAATTAAATGAGGAAATAAAGAAGATTGCTAATAAAGTCCGAGCCAGGTTAAAGG CTATTGAGCAGACTTTTGATCAGGGTGAAAATGCTAATCGGACATCAGTGGACCTCAGGATAAGAAAAACACAG CACTCTGTATTGGCTCACAAGTTTGTGGAGGTCATGATGGAGTACAATGAGACGCAAACTCTCTTTCGAGAACGCAGCAAAGGTCGGATACAGAGGCAATTAGAGATAA CTGGAAAGACAACCACTGATGAGGAACTGGAAGAAATGTTAGAGAGTGGTAATCCTTCAATTTTCACTTCAGAT ATTATATCAGACTCTCAGATCACTAGGCAAGCTCTGAATGAAATTGAGTCGCGTCACAAGGATATTATGAAGCTGGAATCCAGCATACGGGAACTACATGAAATGTTTATGGACATGGCAATGTTTGTTGAGACTCAG GGTGAAATGATCAACAACATAGAGAAGAACGTGATGAATGCATCAGATTACGTGGAAcatgcaaaagaagaaacaaaaaaggcagtTAAATATCAAAGTAAAGCACGAAGG AGTGAATGA
- the STX2 gene encoding syntaxin-2 isoform X1 → MKDRLADLADARYKGNEDGETVIVEKDHFMDDFFQQVEELRNNIAKIAQNVEEVKKQHSIILSAPNPEGRTKEELEELNEEIKKIANKVRARLKAIEQTFDQGENANRTSVDLRIRKTQHSVLAHKFVEVMMEYNETQTLFRERSKGRIQRQLEITGKTTTDEELEEMLESGNPSIFTSDIISDSQITRQALNEIESRHKDIMKLESSIRELHEMFMDMAMFVETQGEMINNIEKNVMNASDYVEHAKEETKKAVKYQSKARRKLMFIIICVTVLLLILGIILATTLS, encoded by the exons TATAAAGGCAATGAAGATGGGGAGACAGTTATTGTTGAAAAAGACCATTTTATGGATGACTTTTTCCAACAG GTTGAGGAACTTAGAAATAATATAGCAAAAATAGCACAAAATGTGGAAGAAgtgaagaagcagcacagcattaTCCTGTCAGCACCAAATCCTGAAGGAA gaaCAAAAGAAGAACTTGAAGAATTAAATGAGGAAATAAAGAAGATTGCTAATAAAGTCCGAGCCAGGTTAAAGG CTATTGAGCAGACTTTTGATCAGGGTGAAAATGCTAATCGGACATCAGTGGACCTCAGGATAAGAAAAACACAG CACTCTGTATTGGCTCACAAGTTTGTGGAGGTCATGATGGAGTACAATGAGACGCAAACTCTCTTTCGAGAACGCAGCAAAGGTCGGATACAGAGGCAATTAGAGATAA CTGGAAAGACAACCACTGATGAGGAACTGGAAGAAATGTTAGAGAGTGGTAATCCTTCAATTTTCACTTCAGAT ATTATATCAGACTCTCAGATCACTAGGCAAGCTCTGAATGAAATTGAGTCGCGTCACAAGGATATTATGAAGCTGGAATCCAGCATACGGGAACTACATGAAATGTTTATGGACATGGCAATGTTTGTTGAGACTCAG GGTGAAATGATCAACAACATAGAGAAGAACGTGATGAATGCATCAGATTACGTGGAAcatgcaaaagaagaaacaaaaaaggcagtTAAATATCAAAGTAAAGCACGAAGG aaactgATGTTCATAATTATCTGCGTTACTGTACTGCTTCTGATACTTGGAATTATCCTAGCAACAACACTATCCTAG